The Gemmatimonadota bacterium genome segment ATCGGCCCGATGGGTGGATATGAATCTGCGAACAGGTGTTTTCACCGGTGAAACCCGAAGGCAAGGTCGATACCGTCTGCAAGGCCTCCAGCGTTCCCCGGTCCGGATCGAACCGGTAGGCCGTCATGCTGCTTCCCTGTTCATTGTCGGCGTAGAGCACATTCAGCACGGGATGATGACAGTAGTGCCGCGGTCCCGTATCCGGCGGCTGGTCCACGCGGGGCGGATCGTTCGGCGTCAGCTTTCCCGTGCCTTCGTCGAACCTGAACTGGCAGATCATGTTCGACTCGGCCACGTGGGGCACGAAGGCGAACCGGTTCGACGCGTCCGTCTGTATGTAGTGGGCGCATCGCGCCGTCTCCCGTCGATCCACGGGCGGCGCCTGGACTATGCCGTCGGCGCCTATGGCATGGACCCCCGCCACGGCGTGTCCGTAGGACGCGGAGAGCAGAAACCGGCCGGTGTTGTCCAGGGCCATGTAGGTCGTGTCCCAATCGAAGAGTGTGGAGCCCAGCAGGGAAATCCCGCCCGTCGTCCGGTCCAGGCTGTAGGTCTGCACCGACGGCTCGCCCCGCAGTCCGGCGTAAAGATGTTGCCGGGCCGCATCCACCACGAGGGGCATCACGCCGGCGCCCGCGGCGACGTCCTCCCTGAAGGTAAGGCCACCTGTGCCCGGGTCCATTTCGTATATGGCGATTTTACCCTCGCCGGTGATGGACAGGTACATATACGAGGCCATCGAGCGCTCCCTTCCATGCGCGGCCGTGACCCGTCGCGCCGCGTCATTC includes the following:
- a CDS encoding lactonase family protein, with the protein product MASYMYLSITGEGKIAIYEMDPGTGGLTFREDVAAGAGVMPLVVDAARQHLYAGLRGEPSVQTYSLDRTTGGISLLGSTLFDWDTTYMALDNTGRFLLSASYGHAVAGVHAIGADGIVQAPPVDRRETARCAHYIQTDASNRFAFVPHVAESNMICQFRFDEGTGKLTPNDPPRVDQPPDTGPRHYCHHPVLNVLYADNEQGSSMTAYRFDPDRGTLEALQTVSTLPSGFTGENTCSQIHIHPSGRFVYSSNRGHDSIAGFSADPATGLLDPIGQAPTEETPRAFNLDPRGRYLYAAGQGSGRLAAYRVDQDTGALTPLDVYDVGPSPAWVMVLDMDE